A DNA window from Halococcus hamelinensis 100A6 contains the following coding sequences:
- a CDS encoding cupin domain-containing protein, translated as MSGYTKINYTETEQAADAMHLLREPLGCRRVGVTVTQCAPNWSNEVHDHADDGHEEVYVLITGQATVRIDDEDVPMESGDALRIPSGATRQIQNGDAVSAFVLVSAPDIDPSAPNPDDWILTGFQG; from the coding sequence ATGAGTGGATACACGAAGATCAACTACACGGAGACCGAGCAAGCAGCGGACGCGATGCACCTCCTTCGAGAACCGCTCGGCTGCCGACGAGTGGGGGTAACAGTCACGCAGTGTGCGCCGAACTGGTCGAACGAAGTTCACGACCACGCTGATGACGGCCACGAGGAGGTGTACGTTCTCATCACTGGCCAGGCCACCGTTCGGATCGACGACGAAGACGTTCCAATGGAGAGCGGTGATGCACTTCGAATACCATCGGGAGCCACACGGCAAATCCAAAACGGAGACGCTGTGAGCGCCTTCGTGTTAGTGAGCGCGCCCGATATCGATCCGAGTGCTCCGAACCCAGACGACTGGATCCTGACCGGATTCCAAGGATAG
- a CDS encoding helix-turn-helix domain-containing protein, whose amino-acid sequence MREFVFTLDYGPGDNPVADVLAAAPETRFRSLSCHVTPTTLWRVDHITGSESALDDVADAVSNAPYYADCLVRRDCEGEWETSVLDRSADTLVLYSYWERTPTCTSIPHLALEHLGQGLVFETTWQERAYQWRLILPNDRPISPFYRALEAEIDATAGVEIVRVREAGPNHFDEEHDGADRRLSPEQETALRAAVERGYYETPRAIETYELADELGIPGSTLSYRLRRAEATLAADYIEGLPATQPSRSNR is encoded by the coding sequence ATGCGCGAATTCGTATTTACCCTCGATTACGGGCCCGGAGACAACCCGGTCGCAGACGTTCTCGCCGCTGCTCCCGAGACACGGTTTCGGTCGCTCTCGTGCCACGTTACGCCCACGACGCTCTGGCGCGTCGACCACATCACTGGTTCTGAGAGCGCTCTCGATGATGTCGCCGATGCAGTCTCGAACGCACCGTACTACGCGGACTGTCTCGTCCGACGCGACTGTGAGGGCGAATGGGAGACCTCCGTCCTCGACCGCTCCGCCGACACCCTCGTTCTCTACTCGTACTGGGAACGAACCCCGACGTGTACGTCGATCCCTCATCTCGCGCTCGAACATCTCGGGCAGGGGCTCGTCTTCGAAACCACCTGGCAGGAGCGCGCCTACCAGTGGCGGCTGATCCTCCCTAATGACCGACCGATCTCCCCATTCTACCGGGCTCTCGAAGCCGAGATCGATGCGACGGCCGGGGTCGAGATCGTCCGGGTCCGCGAGGCGGGACCCAACCACTTTGACGAGGAGCACGACGGAGCCGACCGGCGGCTCTCGCCCGAACAGGAGACGGCGCTTCGGGCGGCCGTCGAGCGGGGCTACTACGAGACCCCGCGGGCGATAGAAACGTACGAACTCGCCGACGAACTCGGTATTCCCGGCTCGACGCTCTCCTATCGACTCCGGCGTGCGGAAGCGACGCTCGCAGCCGACTATATCGAGGGGCTCCCCGCGACGCAGCCGTCTCGCTCAAACCGGTAG